The Paraburkholderia hospita region CCTGAACGCAGCGCCCGTCGTGACGCATGCGCGCTTCAACATCTTCCCGGACGAGGGCGTTTCGCGCCTGAAGCCGATCGGCGTTGCGGTGGGCCAGGCGGAAAGCGACTTGCGCTGCGCGGTGCGCGCCTGGTGGACGTCCTGCAACAGACGGATAAAAAGCTCCGCGCTGGGCGCAAGCTGGCGGTCTTCGACCTTGATCAGCGCGAAGACCGACGTATAGCTGAGCGGCTCGGCATTCGCGACCGGCACGAAGGGGTATATCGATTGCAGCGCGCCCGCATAGTGCGTCGGGAGGAATCTGCGCGCAACCACGCTGGGCGGCCCGGCGGCTCGCACGCCCGTGCTGATAGCCGGTGGGAGCGTACGGTTGACTCAATTGGCCCCGTTCGTGCTTGCATGAGGTGCAGGAGGACACGCCATGTACCGAGCCGCTTTCGTCACGCCTGAGATGTTGCTGATCGAATGTTCGATGGCGCAATCGCCCGAAATGACGAAGCACGGGTTCGCTAGCGCTGCGCAGCAACTGCGAGAACTGAATCAGACCGCGCTTGCCTTCGTCTTGCGACTGACGTACACGCTCTGCGGACTCCGATAACTACATCTTCGGCCCAACGGCGCGCCACCCTTGCCATACTCCCAACTGGTGCATCGCCACGCGCGGCGGTGCATTCGCATCTCTTCACTTCTCCTATTTCGGTGCACACGGAGACGCCCAGCAGCCGGCACATCGGAGAGGCACCGGATAGTCCTATCGCATCTGTTCGATCACGCCGGACTTCACCGCGACTCCCTCCCGAAGTACGTTGCGAATTTTTTTAGTAGATCGCGCTCCATCTTTACTTCGGCGAGCTCCCGCTTGACCCACCCGAGCTCAGCTTCGATCTCCGTCAACGGCTTTTGATGCTGATCTACACGCTCCAGCTTGCCGGCCTTCGCAGCACGCACGCAGTTTGCCACTGTCTTCATTGATATCGACACCCGACGCGCAGCCTCCGATACGCCAACGCCCTCGGTCATTGCAAGCTTCACCGCCTCTTCACGGAATTCCTTCGTGTAGACGGCTTTGGGGATTCGGTTCATGTATACCTCCATTCCTGAATTTTACGGAATGTTGGCTTCCGCTTTTTCCGGGCGGCCTTACCTCTTCGCGCAGCCTGTGCTCGGAGCGAATGCCTAGGCAGTAGCCCACGATCAGCATACGGACTATCAACTCTGGATCGACCGAGGGACGCCCCGTATGGCTATAGAACGGTGCGAGGTGCTGCCGCAGATCGTCAGCGTCAAAGAAGCGGTCGATCCCGCGCAGCAGGTGGTCGAGCAGAGCAGCCAACAACCGAAGGTATACCTGCACGTCGCGCCTGATCAGCAGCCTCCCTAATGCGTGAAACGTACGCAGGTGAGGACCGGCTTCATTACGCTATGGAATAGTGTCTATGACTCTACACACATAGATGGGTTATTTTGGCGGGTCTAATGTCGTTGCACGAAGTTGGTTCGCAATATCCGTTGTCTCAACCACATCAGGAATCCGCTCCATTGCTGGGAAATCGGTAGATCGGTTGACCTTAGGAGAATTGGAATCTCATGCCCGCAACGATGGCAGCAACGCCTTCCGCTCGAATCCACGCATCAGACCCAGCCTGCTGCCAGAAAATGAAAAGCTTGATGTTAGAAAGTATTTCGATAACCCGATCAATCGGTCGCATACAAACCACTGCGATCATTTAACTGGGTACATCCCCATCTATCGATGAGGTATTCGACTTCTGTAAAAGCTTCATCGTCTCGACAACCGAATTGCAAGATAACCTGAGCCGGGATCATGACTTTCTCAGACATCAAAGCTGACGCAACAACCACGAACGGATGGCGTTTCAAACTTGGAATGGGCCTCTTTGTCTCCGCTTTTGCGTTGTTGCCAATCGTACCTATCGCCGCTTCTCTCGGCACACCCGCAACAACCATGGCTGCTCTGACGGGGATCATTCTCGTCGCGAACAAGGTTCTGCTTATGACTTGTGTGGCCGTTATGGGCAAGCCCGGCTTTCAACGACTCAAGGCGACAGTGATGGGCTATGTAAAACGTTTGGCTCCAACGAGGACTGGTGGCTCTGCCCGCCACCTGAGCGGGCTGATGAAGTCTGTTACGAACCGGGGACGCAGACGCGCTCAGCAGCGCGTTGATTCAGATGACAGCGCCACATAAATGCCACCAGTGATAGGTAGTTGAGGCAGGCCCGCATGCTTTGCACGTTGCAGGATATCTCAATGGAGTCACTCACCGTGCGCTTTGCTAGCTAGCGCGTCGTAATTCAATGATGCCAGATTAGTTCACTTCCCCAGATCCCCGAGGCGACTCAATCGCCGCGTTGTCTAAATCTCCGGGCAGCCTTGACGTCTCCATTCGGAATTGGCCCACAAACTTACCTAACGCATAGTCACAATCTCGGCTACCGCGGGCGGCATGGTAGAAGGTCGACCGACCGGTGCTTTGAAATAACCGCGGCGAACAAGGCCATTCGCAGTGCGGTTTGACTGGCACTTTCGCATTCGCGCGGGCGGTGCATCGTATTGAATAACTTGATCGATATAGCGTCGACCTGTGCCTCGGCTGGCGTGCCGCCTTCACGAAGGTGGAGTTGACCGGGAGAAGAATCGAATCCGCGAAGTTCGAAAAGATCGGCTTCATCACGATGGGTAATAGTATCTATGACGTTGAGCCCGTAGAGAGATTAATTTGGCGAGCCTAATGTAGTTGAACGGCATCACTCGCAGTATGCAGCGTCCCGAATGACGGCAAGTCCGCTGCAATGCACGGAAATCCGTAGTTCGGCTCGACATCAGGAGAAGCGGAATG contains the following coding sequences:
- a CDS encoding transporter suffix domain-containing protein; protein product: MTFSDIKADATTTNGWRFKLGMGLFVSAFALLPIVPIAASLGTPATTMAALTGIILVANKVLLMTCVAVMGKPGFQRLKATVMGYVKRLAPTRTGGSARHLSGLMKSVTNRGRRRAQQRVDSDDSAT